The nucleotide sequence GGGCCGCTCCTCCGCCAGCCGCTCCAGTGCCTGCAGGCCGTCCGCCGCCATGGCGACCCGGTAGCCTTCGCGCGCCAGCAGGCGCTGCGTGACCCGGCGCACGGTGATGGAATCGTCCACCACCAGCACCAGCGGCACCTGTGGCGGCGCTGCGGGTGCCGGGATGGCCAGCAGGCCGCCGGCGGCAGGGGCTTTCTCGGCCTTCTCCAGCACGTGCGGCTGGGCGTGATCGGCGCTGAGCAGGCGGGCCTGCTCGCCGTAGACCGCGGACAGCGCCACCGGGTTGTAGATCAGCACCACCGCGCCGGAGGCCAGGACGGTCATGCCGGCCAGGCCGGGCAGGCGCGCCAGCTGCGGCCCCAGGTTCTTCACCACCACTTCCTGGTTGCCCAGCACTTCGTCCACGTGGACGGCGACGCGCTGCGCGGCGCTGCGGAACACCACCACCGGCATGGTCTTGCCCTGCGGCTCGGTGCTGCGCTGCGACGCCTGCAGCAGCGCGCCGGACCAGAAGAACGGCACCTGCTCGCCGGCGTGCTCGAAGCGGCCGCTGTTGTAGGCCTGCTGGACTTCCTTGGTGCTGGCGCGGCGCACCACCTCGACCACGTTGGCCGGCACGCCGATGGACAGCTTGCCGGTGCGCACCATCACCACCTGGGTGACGGCCGTGGTCAGCGGCAGCACCAGCTTGAAGCCGGTGCCCTGGCCGGGACGGGTGCTGGTCTCGATGCGTCCGCCCAGGGCATTGACCTCGGAGCGCACCACGTCCATGCCGATGCCGCGGCCCGCCAGCTCCGTTACCTGGGCGGCGGTGGAGAAGCCGGGCATGAAGATCAGGTTGGCCGCGTCCTGGTCGGTGATCTGCTGGTCGGGCCTGATCAGCCCCTGCTGGAGCGCCTTGTCGCGGATGCGGGCGATGTTCAGGCCGGCGCCGTCGTCCTGGAACTCCACCGACACGTCGTTGCCTTCGTGGTGCAGGTGGATGACGATGGTGCCCACCGGATCCTTGCCCGCGGCGACGCGGGCCTGCGGCTCCTCGATGCCGTGGGCGACGCAGTTGCGCAGCAGGTGCTCGAAAGCCGGCGTCATGCGGTCCAGCACGCCCCGGTCCATCTCGATGGAGCCGCCGGTGATGTCCAGCTTGACCTGCTTGCCGGTCTCCTTGGACGCCAGCCGCACCACGCGGTACAGCCGCTCGGAGATGCCCTCGAATTCCACCATGCGGGTGCGCAGCAGGTCGCGCTGCAGCTCGCGCGTCTGCCGCGCCTGGGCGATCAGGTCGTCTTCCGTGGCCTCCACGGTGCGCTGCAGGTTGCGCTGCACCGTGGCCACGTCGTTCACCGACTCGGCCATCATGCGCGTGAGTTCCTGCACCCGCGTGAAGCGGTCGAACTCCAGCGGGTCGAAACCGGCCGCGGAATCCTTGGACTGCGCCAGGCGCGACTGCATCTGCGACTCGGCCTGCAGCTCGATGTCGCGCAGCTGGGTGCGCAGGCGGTCCAGGTTGCCGCTCAGGTCGCCGAGCGAGCCGCGCAGGTGGCGCAGCTCGGTCTCCAGGCGCGAGCGGGTGATCATCACCTCGCCGGCCTGGTTGACCAGGCGGTCGAGCAGCTGCGAACGCACGCGCACCGCCTGGCTGGCGGCGGCGCGTTGCGGCGCCAGCTGGGTGGTGACCGGCATGGCCAGCACGGCGCGTTGGGCGGAAGCGGCCGCGGGAGGCCGAGGCTGGGCAGGTGCCGGCTGCGCTGCGGCGGGCTGCGCCGGCACGGGCTGTACCGGCGGGTTCACCGCGGGTGCCGCCGGTGCGGGCGCGGGCACACGTGCCTGCACGGGCGGCGCCGGCTCGAAGCGCTCTTCCACGGCGACCTGGCCGCCAGTGGCGCGCAGCTGGTCGAAGGCGGCCTGCAGGCTGTCGAACCGGTGCAGCAGGGGCTCGATGTCGGCGGCCGACACGGCCTCGCCGCCGAATTGCTCGATCGCGGACTCCATGCGGTGCGCCATCTCGCCCAGCCGCAGCGCACCCGCCAGGCGCGCGCTGCCCTTGAGCGTGTGCAGCGCGCGCAGCACCTCGTCGCGCGCGCCGCGTCCGTCGGGCCGGGTGGACCACTGGCGCAGCGAACTGCCCAGCACGGGCATCAGTTCCACCGCCTCTTCCTCGAAGATGGGGAACAGGTCCACGTCCACCGCGTCGGCGATGTCCAGCTGGTCTTCCTCGTCCTGCAGGTTGACCACCGGCACGCTGCGCGCCGCCGGTGCGACCGCGACCGCGGCAGCGGCGGCAGGTGCGGGCCGGACGGCCGGGGCCGCTGGCGCTGGCACCGGCGCTGCGGCCTTGGGCGGCGCTGCGGGCTTGGGCGTGGAAGGCTTGGGCGCGGGCACCAGCCCGCCGAAGCCGCTGGACGGGCTGTGCACCGCCGGCAGGTCGGTGCGCTGGGGCACGTCGAGCTCGTGCAAGGCGTGCAAGGCCTGGGCCACGTGGGTCTCGGGCTCCTTGAGGAAGCCGGCCGCGAACTGGTGCAGCAGCCGGCGGATTTCCTCGGCGGCTGCGAGGAAGGTCCGGCCATGCTGGGGCGTGCCGTAGGCCAGCGACTGGGTCTGCTGCAGCGCGGCTTCCAGCGCCCGGGCGATGTCGGACAAGGCATGGAAGCCCACCGTGGCGGAGCTGCCGGCCAACGCATGGGCCAGTCCCACCGTCGAATCGGGCACGCGCTGGTTCAGCTCCAGCGACCATTCCGACACCTCGGTCACCAGCCGGCGCGACCACTCGTCCGCCTCGTTCAGGTAGACGTTGTACAGCGGGATGCCGATGCGCAGCGAGCCGATCACCTTGACCTGCTCGTCCGCCGTCGACGCCTCGTCCATGGGCAGCATCTCCGCCAAAGCCGGCACCGTCGGCTCGGGCAGCTCGGCGCTGCCGGACAGGGCCGCCAGGCTGGTGAAGTCGATGGACTCGATCTCGGCGGTCACCGGCGCCGGCACGGCAGGGGCCGGGCCGGGCGCAGGAAAGTCGAAATCGAAGTCGGCCGGCAATTCGGCCACGATCACTTCGGCGCCTTCGATCGCCGCTTCCAAGGTCATGGGCTGCGTCGCGTCCAGCGACCACTCCAGGGGCACTTCCAGGGCAGCGGCCGGGGCTGCGCCCGCAGCACCTGCGCGCGCCTGCACCGGTGCCGGCGGTACCGGCGGTACCGGCGCCTTTGCGAAGTCGAAATCGGCCAGGGGAGGCAATTGGGCCGGCGCGGGCGCCTTGGGCGCCGCCGTCACGGGCTGCGGGGCGGGCACGGGCGCCTGCGGGGCGGGCTTCTCGGGCACCGGACCCGCCGCGCCACCTGCGGCCGCCTGGGGCACCGCTGACGGGGCGTCGCCGGGCAGGTTCAGCGAAAGCAGGCGCTGTTCCGTACGAAAGGCATCGGCCGGTCCGCGGAACATGGCGGACTTCCAGCGGCCGTCCTGCTTGGCGGCGATGTCGTCCGCCCAGCGGCCGAAACCGCGCATGGCCTCGGCGGACAAGGCCAGCAGCTGCGGGCTGGCGGGCTTCTGGTCGGCCAGCCAGGCGTTGAGCACCTGCTCCATCGCCCAGCCGGCATCGCCGAACTCGGTCAGCCCCACCATGCGCGAGCTGCCCTTGAGCGTGTGGAAGGCCCGGCGCAGCGTGGTCAGCTCGCCCATGTCGCCCGGTTCGGACCCCAGGGCGTCGATGGCGGCCAGGCCGTTCTGCACCACCTCGCGCGCCTCTTCCAGGAAGATGTCGAGCAACTCGCCGTCATCGCCGTCGTCGGCAGGCGCGCTGGCGACCGGTGCGGGTGCCGCGGCCGGCTTGGCCGGCGCCGCAGCCGGTTTGGCCGGCGCTGCCACCGGTGGGACGGTGAACGAGATTTCGGGAAGTGGCGGCGCCGCCTCCTGCGGGGACAGTGACAAGGCGGCGGGCGCAGGTGCGTCCTTGCGGCCGACGATCGGCACGGACGCCTGCGGCACCGCAGGGCCGACCCGGCCCATCAGCGGCCTGAGCTCACCCACCGCATCGTCGTAGACGAACAGCTTCTTGGCCAGCGTGGGCTGGTAGTTCAGCATGTCGATCAGGAAGCCCAGCGCGCCCAGGTTGTTGCCGAGCTTGTCGAAAGCGCGGGAGTCGCGTGCCCGCGCCCCGTCGCCCTCGGAGATGATGATGGCTTCGACGCTGTCGCGCATGCGCAGCACGGCATGGGCCGCCTGGTCCAGTCCCAGCACGGACAGCACGCCGCGCATCTGGGAAAGATGGCCCGGCGCCCCCTTGAGCGGCGCCTTGTCCTCGGGGTTGCGGAAGAAGGCGTCCAGCACCTTCTCCAGTTCGCTCATGGTGGTGCGCAGCTCGCCGACCACGCTGCCCATGGTCTGGCGGTCGCTGACGCGGCGGTACAGCTCCTCCATCCAGGGCTCCAGCGCCTCCGGCCGGCCGCCCTTGCGCACCTTGTCCAGGCGCTCGGCGAGGTGGTTGGTGCGGGTCCCCAGCTGGCCGTCGGAGGGATCCAGGTCCTCGAAGGCCGCTTCCAGATAGAGCACCGCGGTCGCCACTTCCATCGCCAGCTCGGGGCGGGGCGGCTGCGCGGACCGCGCCACGCCATCCACCGCCGCGCTCAATGCCTGGGCCAGCGCCGTGCTGGACGGATGCAGCTTGCCCAGCGAATCGCTGACCAGGTGGAACTGGTCGGCCACGCTCTTGATCTTGCCGGTCTCGCCACCGGACAGCGCGGACCAGGTTTCCTTGGCCGTGGCGATGCGCTTGCGGGCCTGCGCGAGCAGCACGGGGTCGAAGCGGCCGTACTGCGCCGTGAGGTACTCGACCGGCTTGAACTTGTTCAGGCTCCAGGCCAGGCGCACACCCGTGAGCGCGGGCGCGTCGGCCGCGTGCGCCGGTACCGCCTGGGCGCAGAAGAACACCAGGTCCTGGGCCAGGCGGTCGGATACCGCGGAGTCGCCCTTGGCCAGGGTCGCGTACTGCAGCAGCACGCGCGAGCCGGCCCGCTTGACGTAGACGTCATGCGGCAGCAACCCCAGCGCCAGCGCCTCGAAAAAGCCGGCGCACAGCTTCCAGAAGATGCGCGGCTGGCGCGCCTGCTGGCCGGCGGCCAGCGACAGGCAGGTCTGCGTCAGTTCGCGGGCCGCCGCCGCGTCGCCCGACTTGACGATGCGCAGCACCGCCTGGTCCAGGCGCGCACGCACGGGCGGTTCGTAGCCCAGCGCCTGGGCCGTTGCGGGCGTCTCGGGCTCGACCCAGCGCCAGTCCCCGGTCCACAGGTCGGCCGGGTGCACGCGGTCGGCACCGGACAGCTCCTGGATGTCCCGGTACTGGGGGAACAGGCCGACCGCCGACACCGGCTTGCCCAGCAGCACGCCTTCCAGGTACTCGGCCAGCGCGAAGCCGGCCCGCTCGACCTTGGCCGCGGCCGGTTCGCTGCACAGCTCGGGCCGCTCCACGAATTTCTGCACCACCGTCTCCATGGACCGCAGCACATGGGCGGGCGCCTCCTGGCCCACCATCTCCAGCGCACCCACCGCCTGGTGCAGCTGCTGGCGGGCGATGCGCAGCTGCCCGGCATCGACCGACGCCATGTCGGTGCCGCGGGCCAGGCCCGCGTCGCGCACGAACCGGCGCAGGGCGGCCGAAGCCGATTCGAGCGACTTGCGCAGTTCGTCGAGCACCCAGGCCAACGGGCCCAGGTCGTTGGCTGCCAGATCGTGATCGGTGTCGTTGGCTTGCATGAAGGGCTCTGGCTGTGGCCGGAATGCGAAAGGTTCGGGTTCGGTCGGTGACCCGTTCAGGCGATCTTGAAGCGCGACACCGACTGGCGCAGCTCTTCGGCCATGCGGGACAGCTCGCGCACCTGCTGGGCCGTGGATCGCGTGCCCTCGCCGGTCTGTTCCGTCACGGCGAAGATGTGCTGGATGTTGCCGGCCACCACGTTGGCGGATTCGGCTTCCCTGGAAGCGGACGTCGAGATTTGCTCGATCAGCTCGGCGAGCCGGCGCGACACCTGGTCGATCTCGGTCAGGGCCGTGCCGGCGTTGTCGGACAGCTTGGCCCCCTCGACCACACCCTGCGTGGAGCGCTCCATGGCGGCCACCGCGTCCTGCGTGTCGGTCTGAATCGCCTTCACCAGCGCCGAGATCTGGCGCGTGGCGTCTGCCGAGCGCTCGGCCAGTCGCTGCACTTCTTCGGCCACCACCGAGAAGCCGCGGCCCGCCTCGCCCGCCGACGCGGCCTGGATGGCGGCGTTCAGGGCCAGCACGTTGGTCTGTTCGGTAATGTCGGAAATCAGTTCGGTGATTTCGCCGATCTCCTGCGAGGATTCGCCCAGCCGCTTGATCCGCTTGGAGGTCTCCTGGATCTGGTCGCGGATGGCGTTCATGCCGCCGATGGCGTTCTGCACGGCCGCCAGGCCCGATTCGGCAGCCTGCAGCGACTGGCGCGCCACCTGGGCCGACTCCTGCGCCTGGCCGGACACCTGGTTGATTCGTCCGGCCATGTCGAGCACCGACTGGCCGGTTTCGCGGATCTCGCGCAGCTGCTCGGTCGACGCGGCCAGCAGTTCGGTCGAGGTGCTTTCCACCTGGGCCGTCGTGGCCGCCACCCGGGTCGCCGTGCTCTGCACGCTGCCCACCAGCTGGCGCAGTTCTTCCACCGTGTAGTTCACCGAGTCGGCGATCGCACCGGTGATGTCCTCGGTCACGGTGGCTTCCTGGGTCAGGTCGCCTTCGGCGACCGTCTGCAGTTCGTTCATCAGCCGCAGAATGGCCGCCTGGTTGGCGTCGTTGACGCGCTTGGCCTCCTGCTCCTGCTGCTCGGCCTCCTGGCGCTGCTGCTCGGCGATGGTCTGGCGCTTGCGGCTGTCCTGCAGCTGCACATAGGCCAGGCCGATCGAGCACAGGATGGCGAACAGGGCCGCCACGGCCAGCGCGATCAGCGCGCCCGCGCCCAGGCCCGTCTGCCCGGACAGCTTGCCCTGCAGGTCTTCCAGCGCGCGGCGCAGCGGTTCGCTATCGGCAATGATCGCGGACTGCGCTTCGCGGGCGGACACCAGGCCTTGCAGGTTGCCCAGAATGGCGCCCGCCTGCGTGCGCGTCTCCTCGTACAGCTTCATCAGCGCGTCCAGCCGCTCGCGCGTCTGCGGTTCCTTGGAGCCGGCCAGGCGCAGTTCCGGGCTGCCGTCCAGCAGGCCCTGGGCGATCTCCTTGAAGGAGTTCAGGTCCTTGCCCAGCAGGAACACGGCCTCGGGACTCACGCCTTCCATGGTCAGGAACTCGTTGGCCGACTTGCCGATGCGCTGCGTCAGCATCACCAGCTGGCCGGCCGCGGAAATCTCCGCCGGCGGGGCGTTCTGCTGCAGCTTGAGCGACGACACCGTCTCGGCGATCTCCAGCAGGTCCGACGACTGGCGGTTGATGGTGCGCAGCGCGTTGCCCACCTGCGTCAGGATCTTCTGCTGGCCCATCACGGTGGCGGCGTTCTTCTCCGCGCGCTCCATCAGCGGCTGGATCTGGTCCACGTCGGCCTGGTAGGCGGCCGCCACCGGCTGCAGGCGCAGCGAGTCGTCGCCGGCCTTGAGCGCGCGGATCGTCCTGGCCAGCGACTCGGAGCTTTCCTTCACGTCGGGGAAGGCCTGGGCACTGCCCACCAGCGCCTGGGACACCGACTTGGCCAGACGCTGCGACTGCATCATCGATTCGCCCGTGCCTGCCAGCTGCTGCGCCACGCGATCGGCCTGGTTCACCGCGAGGATGGCCACCGCGCCCAGCACGACCAGCGCCAGGGCCAGCAGCGTGAACAGCACGCGCTGGTGGGTCGCCACCGTCCTGCGCCCCAGCAGCGGAACCGAGACCATCTCGGCCTCGATCTGCTCGAGGGCCGGGTCCAGGGAATCGTCAACCTGCTCGTCGGCCTCGCCCTCGGCCGCGCGGGGGCCCTTGAGGTTGGTCCGCGGCGCCGGGGCCGCCATGCTGTGCAGTATCGGGTCCGCCGTGGCCAGGCTCAGCTCACCGACCGAGGACTCCGGCGGCTTCTTGGAGAAAAGATGTTTGAGGACGGACATGATGCGGGCCTTCCGGAATGCTTATGCGCTGATGCTCAGGAATTGGGGTTGCTGCGAAAGCGCCTGCAGGTTGATCTCCTGCCAGTAGGCGCCACTGGCGTCGGTGTAGCCGCTGCCGAAATAGCCGGGCGAGCCCGCGGGCGGCTCGGAAGACGACGAGAAGGCGTCCAGCCCGCGCAGCCCGGCCAGCCGGTCGATCAGCAGTGCGCAATTGACCTCGAGCATGGCGCTCAGCGCGACCAGCCGCGCATCGGCGCGGCTGGTCTCGACGCGCTGCTGTGGCGCGCGCCCGCCGACGAAGCCGGCCAGGTCCACCACGCCGTACAGGCCGCCACGCAGATTGGCCACGCCCAGGAACCAGGCATGGGTATAGGGCACCGGCTGGGCATTGGCGAAGGGAAAGATCTCGCCCGATTGCGCGAGCGGGAACAGGTACCTGGCGCCCGCGGCCTCGACCGCCAGCCAGGAAGCCTGTACGCCCTCGGTACGCGCGGCCTGCAGGCGGTTGGCCAGTCGGCTCTGGAGCTCTCGGAGGGCTTCGCGGTTGGCCATGGGAAGGTACTGCCTGCGCCAGGCCTCAGCTCAGGGCTTTGATCTTGGCCATGAGCTCGCCGGCGTCCACCGGCTTGGTGATGTAGTCGCGCGCGCCCTGGCGCATGCCCCACACCCGGTCGGTCTCCTGGTTCTTGCTGGTACACATGATGATGGGCACGTCGGCGTACAGCGGGTCGCGCGTGATGGCACGCGTGAGCTGGAAACCGTTCTGGCCGGGCATGACCACGTCCATCAGGATCAGGTGGGGCTTTTCCTCGGCCAGGCGGCGGAAGGCGTCTTCCGCGTTCTCCGCGGTTTTGACAGAGAAACCCGCCTTCTGGAGCAGGTCCGTCATGAACATCAATTCGGTCTTGGAATCGTCCACGACGAGGACTTTCGAGATCGCCATCACATCACTCCTTCTTGGGCGGAGCCGAACTGCTGGACGGTCTGGAGCAGTTGGTCCTTGGTAAACGGTTTGGTGAGGTAGTCCTCGGAGCCGACCATGCGGCCGCGGGCCTTGTCGAACACACCATCCTTGGACGACAGCATCACCACGGGCACGGACGCGAACCGGGCATTGCGCTTGATGATGGCGCAGGTCTGGTAGCCGTCGAGCCGGGGCATCAGGATGTCGCAGAAGATCAGGTTCGGCTGGTAATCGTTGACCTTGGCCAGGGCATCGAAACCATCCTCGGCCAGCATGACCTCGTGGCCGCCCTGCTTCAGGAAGATCTCGGCGCTGCGCCGGATCGTGTTGCTGTCGTCGATCACCAGCACCTTGAACGCTGATCCGGTCGTGCTCACTTGACGGCGCTCCTCATTTGTAACTACCTGGGCGATCCATCATCGAAAGATGTAACAGGCACACCCCCTCAAATCTGAACCATCTCAAAATCTTCCTTGCGTGCACCGCACTCCGGGCAAGTCCAGTTCATGGGCACTTGCTCCCATGGCGTCCCCGGTGCGATGCCGTGGTCGGGAGCTCCGGCGGACTCGTCGTAGATCCATCCGCAAATCAGACACATCCAGGTTTTTGCTTCAGTCACAGCTTAAAGGGCCTTCGAATAGAATGCAACGATTGTATCGAGGGCCCTCGCAGCGAAGCCGCAATGGCGCATGCGCATGACGACACATCGAGCCCCATGACAAACCCCGATCCCTCCCCTTCCGCGCAGGACGAAGACGATGCCGACGGCAGCCCGTCGTGCGTGATGGTGTTCAACGCCAGCGACCCCAGCGGTGCTGGCGGCCTGGCCGCCGACATCACCGCCATCGCCTCGGTCGGCGCGCACGCACTGCCCGTGGTTACCGGCGCATACGCCCGCGACACCACCGAGGTGTTCGACCATTTCGCCTTCGACGAGGAGGCTGTCGGCGAGCAGGCGCGCACCATCCTCGAGGACGCGCCGGTGCAGGTGTTCAAGGTCGGCTTCGTCGGCAGCCCCGAGGCGATCAGCGCGATCGCCGAGATCGCCGCCGACTACGCCGACGTCCCCGTGATCGCCTACATGCCCAACCTGTCCTGGTGGGACGAGGGCCAGATCGACCTGTACCTGGACGCCTTCCGCGAGCTGATGCTGCCCCAGACCACCGTGTTGGTGGGAAACCACAGCACCCTGTGGCGCTGGCTGCTGCCCGACTGGCCCGGCGACCGCAGCCCCACTGCGCGCGACATCGCGAAGGCCGCCTCCGAGCTGGGCGTGCCCTACACCCTGGTGACCGGCATCCCGCTGCCCGAACAGTTCATCGACAACGTGCTGGCCACCCCCCAGGCGGTGCTGGGCAGCGAGAAGTTCGAGCGCTTCGAGGCGGTGTTCTCGGGCGCCGGCGACACCTTGTCGGCCGCGCTCGCGGCGCTGGTGGCCAGCGGCACCGACCTGGCCGCCGCCGCCAGCGAGGCGCTCGCCTACCTGGACCGCTGCCTGGATGCGGGCTTTCGCCCCGGCATGGGCAACGTGGTGCCGGACCGCCTGTTCTGGGCCCAGCCCGAAGGCGACGACAACGAATCCCTGACCGAGGAGGAAGCGCAGGCCCTCCAGGTCTTCGACATGCCCGCCCATGACACCAAGCATTGATTGCCCACCCCCGGGGCGGACCGGAGCCGCCGCGTAAAGCCCGCGTTCACCATGGATCGAAACCAACAACTCTTCGAGCGCGCCAGGCAGCGCATCCCCGGCGGCGTGAATTCCCCGGTGCGCGCCTTTCGCGCCGTCGGCGGCACGCCGCGCTTCGTGGCGCGCGCCGAGGGCGCCTGGTTCTGGGACGCCAATGGCCAGCGCTACATCGACTACATCGGCTCGTGGGGCCCGATGATCCTGGGCCACGGCCATCCCGCCGTCCTGGAGGCGGTGCAGCAGGCCGCGCGCGACGGCTTCTCCTTCGGCGCACCGACCGAGCGCGAGGTGCAGCTGGCCGAGGCCATCGTGGCCCTGGTGCCTTCCATGGAGATGGTGCGGCTGGTCAGCTCGGGCACCGAGGCCGCCATGAGCGCCATCCGCCTGGCGCGCGGCGCCACCGGCCGCGCCAAGATCATCAAGTTCGAGGGCTGCTACCACGGCCACGCCGATGCGCTGCTGGTCAAGGCCGGCTCGGGTCTGGCCACCTTCGGGCACCCGACCAGCGCCGGCGTGCCGCCCGAGGTGGCGCAGCACACCCTGGTGCTGGAGTACAACAACCTCGAGCAGCTGGAGGAGGCCTTCGCCCTGCACGGGCCACAGCTCGCCTGCCTGATGATCGAACCGATCGCCGGAAACATGAACTTTGTGCGCGCCAGCGTGCCGTTCATGCAACGCTGCCGCGAGCTGTGCAGCCGGCACGGCGCGCTGCTGGTGTTCGACGAGGTGATGACGGGCTT is from Ramlibacter tataouinensis TTB310 and encodes:
- a CDS encoding hybrid sensor histidine kinase/response regulator; this encodes MQANDTDHDLAANDLGPLAWVLDELRKSLESASAALRRFVRDAGLARGTDMASVDAGQLRIARQQLHQAVGALEMVGQEAPAHVLRSMETVVQKFVERPELCSEPAAAKVERAGFALAEYLEGVLLGKPVSAVGLFPQYRDIQELSGADRVHPADLWTGDWRWVEPETPATAQALGYEPPVRARLDQAVLRIVKSGDAAAARELTQTCLSLAAGQQARQPRIFWKLCAGFFEALALGLLPHDVYVKRAGSRVLLQYATLAKGDSAVSDRLAQDLVFFCAQAVPAHAADAPALTGVRLAWSLNKFKPVEYLTAQYGRFDPVLLAQARKRIATAKETWSALSGGETGKIKSVADQFHLVSDSLGKLHPSSTALAQALSAAVDGVARSAQPPRPELAMEVATAVLYLEAAFEDLDPSDGQLGTRTNHLAERLDKVRKGGRPEALEPWMEELYRRVSDRQTMGSVVGELRTTMSELEKVLDAFFRNPEDKAPLKGAPGHLSQMRGVLSVLGLDQAAHAVLRMRDSVEAIIISEGDGARARDSRAFDKLGNNLGALGFLIDMLNYQPTLAKKLFVYDDAVGELRPLMGRVGPAVPQASVPIVGRKDAPAPAALSLSPQEAAPPLPEISFTVPPVAAPAKPAAAPAKPAAAPAPVASAPADDGDDGELLDIFLEEAREVVQNGLAAIDALGSEPGDMGELTTLRRAFHTLKGSSRMVGLTEFGDAGWAMEQVLNAWLADQKPASPQLLALSAEAMRGFGRWADDIAAKQDGRWKSAMFRGPADAFRTEQRLLSLNLPGDAPSAVPQAAAGGAAGPVPEKPAPQAPVPAPQPVTAAPKAPAPAQLPPLADFDFAKAPVPPVPPAPVQARAGAAGAAPAAALEVPLEWSLDATQPMTLEAAIEGAEVIVAELPADFDFDFPAPGPAPAVPAPVTAEIESIDFTSLAALSGSAELPEPTVPALAEMLPMDEASTADEQVKVIGSLRIGIPLYNVYLNEADEWSRRLVTEVSEWSLELNQRVPDSTVGLAHALAGSSATVGFHALSDIARALEAALQQTQSLAYGTPQHGRTFLAAAEEIRRLLHQFAAGFLKEPETHVAQALHALHELDVPQRTDLPAVHSPSSGFGGLVPAPKPSTPKPAAPPKAAAPVPAPAAPAVRPAPAAAAAVAVAPAARSVPVVNLQDEEDQLDIADAVDVDLFPIFEEEAVELMPVLGSSLRQWSTRPDGRGARDEVLRALHTLKGSARLAGALRLGEMAHRMESAIEQFGGEAVSAADIEPLLHRFDSLQAAFDQLRATGGQVAVEERFEPAPPVQARVPAPAPAAPAVNPPVQPVPAQPAAAQPAPAQPRPPAAASAQRAVLAMPVTTQLAPQRAAASQAVRVRSQLLDRLVNQAGEVMITRSRLETELRHLRGSLGDLSGNLDRLRTQLRDIELQAESQMQSRLAQSKDSAAGFDPLEFDRFTRVQELTRMMAESVNDVATVQRNLQRTVEATEDDLIAQARQTRELQRDLLRTRMVEFEGISERLYRVVRLASKETGKQVKLDITGGSIEMDRGVLDRMTPAFEHLLRNCVAHGIEEPQARVAAGKDPVGTIVIHLHHEGNDVSVEFQDDGAGLNIARIRDKALQQGLIRPDQQITDQDAANLIFMPGFSTAAQVTELAGRGIGMDVVRSEVNALGGRIETSTRPGQGTGFKLVLPLTTAVTQVVMVRTGKLSIGVPANVVEVVRRASTKEVQQAYNSGRFEHAGEQVPFFWSGALLQASQRSTEPQGKTMPVVVFRSAAQRVAVHVDEVLGNQEVVVKNLGPQLARLPGLAGMTVLASGAVVLIYNPVALSAVYGEQARLLSADHAQPHVLEKAEKAPAAGGLLAIPAPAAPPQVPLVLVVDDSITVRRVTQRLLAREGYRVAMAADGLQALERLAEERPAVVLSDIEMPRMDGFDLARNIRSDERWAGLPIIMITSRIAEKHREHAKTLGVNHYLGKPYSEEELLSLIKHHCSASLAA
- a CDS encoding methyl-accepting chemotaxis protein — its product is MVSVPLLGRRTVATHQRVLFTLLALALVVLGAVAILAVNQADRVAQQLAGTGESMMQSQRLAKSVSQALVGSAQAFPDVKESSESLARTIRALKAGDDSLRLQPVAAAYQADVDQIQPLMERAEKNAATVMGQQKILTQVGNALRTINRQSSDLLEIAETVSSLKLQQNAPPAEISAAGQLVMLTQRIGKSANEFLTMEGVSPEAVFLLGKDLNSFKEIAQGLLDGSPELRLAGSKEPQTRERLDALMKLYEETRTQAGAILGNLQGLVSAREAQSAIIADSEPLRRALEDLQGKLSGQTGLGAGALIALAVAALFAILCSIGLAYVQLQDSRKRQTIAEQQRQEAEQQEQEAKRVNDANQAAILRLMNELQTVAEGDLTQEATVTEDITGAIADSVNYTVEELRQLVGSVQSTATRVAATTAQVESTSTELLAASTEQLREIRETGQSVLDMAGRINQVSGQAQESAQVARQSLQAAESGLAAVQNAIGGMNAIRDQIQETSKRIKRLGESSQEIGEITELISDITEQTNVLALNAAIQAASAGEAGRGFSVVAEEVQRLAERSADATRQISALVKAIQTDTQDAVAAMERSTQGVVEGAKLSDNAGTALTEIDQVSRRLAELIEQISTSASREAESANVVAGNIQHIFAVTEQTGEGTRSTAQQVRELSRMAEELRQSVSRFKIA
- a CDS encoding chemotaxis protein CheW produces the protein MANREALRELQSRLANRLQAARTEGVQASWLAVEAAGARYLFPLAQSGEIFPFANAQPVPYTHAWFLGVANLRGGLYGVVDLAGFVGGRAPQQRVETSRADARLVALSAMLEVNCALLIDRLAGLRGLDAFSSSSEPPAGSPGYFGSGYTDASGAYWQEINLQALSQQPQFLSISA
- a CDS encoding response regulator transcription factor, producing the protein MAISKVLVVDDSKTELMFMTDLLQKAGFSVKTAENAEDAFRRLAEEKPHLILMDVVMPGQNGFQLTRAITRDPLYADVPIIMCTSKNQETDRVWGMRQGARDYITKPVDAGELMAKIKALS
- a CDS encoding response regulator; protein product: MSTTGSAFKVLVIDDSNTIRRSAEIFLKQGGHEVMLAEDGFDALAKVNDYQPNLIFCDILMPRLDGYQTCAIIKRNARFASVPVVMLSSKDGVFDKARGRMVGSEDYLTKPFTKDQLLQTVQQFGSAQEGVM
- a CDS encoding rubredoxin, which gives rise to MCLICGWIYDESAGAPDHGIAPGTPWEQVPMNWTCPECGARKEDFEMVQI
- the thiD gene encoding bifunctional hydroxymethylpyrimidine kinase/phosphomethylpyrimidine kinase, translating into MTNPDPSPSAQDEDDADGSPSCVMVFNASDPSGAGGLAADITAIASVGAHALPVVTGAYARDTTEVFDHFAFDEEAVGEQARTILEDAPVQVFKVGFVGSPEAISAIAEIAADYADVPVIAYMPNLSWWDEGQIDLYLDAFRELMLPQTTVLVGNHSTLWRWLLPDWPGDRSPTARDIAKAASELGVPYTLVTGIPLPEQFIDNVLATPQAVLGSEKFERFEAVFSGAGDTLSAALAALVASGTDLAAAASEALAYLDRCLDAGFRPGMGNVVPDRLFWAQPEGDDNESLTEEEAQALQVFDMPAHDTKH
- the hemL gene encoding glutamate-1-semialdehyde 2,1-aminomutase, coding for MDRNQQLFERARQRIPGGVNSPVRAFRAVGGTPRFVARAEGAWFWDANGQRYIDYIGSWGPMILGHGHPAVLEAVQQAARDGFSFGAPTEREVQLAEAIVALVPSMEMVRLVSSGTEAAMSAIRLARGATGRAKIIKFEGCYHGHADALLVKAGSGLATFGHPTSAGVPPEVAQHTLVLEYNNLEQLEEAFALHGPQLACLMIEPIAGNMNFVRASVPFMQRCRELCSRHGALLVFDEVMTGLRVGLGSAQGLYARAIPGFRPDLTVMGKVIGGGMPLAAFGGPRAVMEQLAPLGPVYQAGTLSGNPVATACGLATLQEISQPGFFEALSARTRSLVDGLAAAARAEGVAFSADCEGGMFGFFLLPQLPQNYGAVMKTDGTRFNRLFHGLLERGVYIAPALYEAGFVSSAHSEDDIALTVAAAREVFRTLAA